In Erigeron canadensis isolate Cc75 chromosome 1, C_canadensis_v1, whole genome shotgun sequence, a single window of DNA contains:
- the LOC122595686 gene encoding uncharacterized protein LOC122595686, whose product MGSNLLPEYVKLLNLLSSYSNIPYSLIESLRSYGIVLYQLDLQNTFSAPMPWIGMYIALGSLVCILAMVADLIHGFRNKSLLFPCRYFTLNAASLSVIACAMKLPMDLNNSMPGNVDRVAKIGSMAFMCTMMANSLPSLTTMSSKELLTNIIALSVLVITMIVNVGIQIKTGVLSNLEDRNYIENLGYIYDISPAMSELYIGLIATIYLSFLLILLILHACSSLVILKSKEILESKYQAGHETAKRDQLLQQPRGLTVEKLKQRVTLYWIMAGNRNPQFLTACFATICASGVVCGISCAIHCHVMGLILQIPYLKDYRSDYKWSMLVICIIQFIGVIIGTVAPGYRYGAALRLKLSTNGIWSHIMVFKVEKYWTQKLYDWKQSSILTPFPSSGRRYKIATLNVKIFIYDFCIGFQKAIVVTCKMISLIPVFYLRCVLYCLSGWNWLTDKFSSSCIVLVKNPEPPVQSKKHSPYVLQLEDDMEFVDISVKSISESVNSLIQKSEKQKPYNLMKLLVESRGFDGVEKFDSQQVPPLLSKQILNCWSLPVVTMTTIAISLSNIQKDKVDKLLSGVSEGLVYVSLVQECLNSTDDHTIIQKAAKLLWVEVELYQKWLGYKLDKLAPEANTTVDILKWFSDTSKNMVNEVNGTNIGDLNDNLRCRSISANSMYRITETIRISYQDGINEVSQEELFALLSVMISEILAACLTNIPQVIARKCHASAIEKREASVHAAAQLLGETSDVINSLQEREFPSLNSDEIAFIDHWRDYFMNHFP is encoded by the coding sequence ATGGGTTCCAACTTGCTACCCGAGTATGTCAAACTTTTGAACCTCCTAAGTTCTTACAGCAATATTCCGTATAGTTTGATCGAATCTTTGAGGTCGTATGGCATCGTACTATACCAGCTAGATTTGCAAAACACATTCAGTGCACCTATGCCATGGATCGGGATGTATATTGCGCTAGGGTCTCTGGTTTGCATCCTTGCAATGGTGGCTGATCTAATACATGGCTTTCGAAACAAAAGCCTCTTGTTTCCGTGTAGATATTTCACCCTGAATGCTGCTTCTCTTTCCGTAATAGCGTGTGCAATGAAGCTACCCATGGACTTAAACAACTCAATGCCTGGTAATGTGGATAGAGTCGCAAAGATTGGAAGCATGGCCTTTATGTGCACTATGATGGCTAATTCATTGCCTTCTTTAACCACCATGAGCAGTAAGGAACTCCTCACAAACATCATAGCTCTAAGTGTTCTGGTAATTACCATGATTGTGAATGTTGGTATCCAAATCAAAACAGGTGTTCTTTCCAATCTTGAAGACAGAAATTATATTGAGAACTTGGGTTATATCTATGATATATCACCAGCCATGTCTGAACTTTACATTGGGTTAATAGCAACCATTTATTTGTCTTTCTTACTCATATTGCTGATATTACATGCATGTTCATCTTTAGTAATTCTAAAATCTAAAGAGATACTAGAATCAAAATATCAAGCAGGTCATGAAACAGCAAAAAGGGATCAACTGCTCCAACAACCAAGGGGATTAACTGTCGAGAAGCTAAAGCAGCGTGTAACCCTCTACTGGATCATGGCAGGAAATAGGAACCCCCAATTCCTCACGGCTTGCTTTGCTACAATCTGTGCTTCTGGTGTAGTATGTGGTATTAGCTGTGCCATACATTGTCATGTTATGGGTTTGATACTTCAAATTCCATATCTAAAAGACTACAGATCGGATTATAAGTGGTCTATGTTAGTGATATGCATAATACAGTTTATTGGAGTCATAATAGGTACAGTTGCCCCGGGTTATAGATATGGTGCAGCCTTAAGACTTAAGTTGTCCACAAACGGGATATGGAGCCATATAATGGTCTTTAAAGTAGAGAAATACTGGACTCAGAAGTTATATGACTGGAAACAAAGTAGTATATTGACCCCGTTCCCATCCAGTGGCCGCAGATACAAGATTGCCACTCTGAATGTGAAAATCTTCATTTACGATTTTTGCATAGGATTTCAGAAGGCAATAGTGGTAACATGCAAGATGATATCGCTGATTCCGGTGTTCTATCTGAGGTGTGTATTGTATTGCTTGAGTGGTTGGAATTGGTTGACGGACAAGTTTAGTTCTTCATGTATTGTGTTGGTAAAAAATCCTGAGCCACCAGTACAAAGTAAAAAGCATAGTCCATATGTTTTGCAGCTTGAAGACGATATGGAGTTTGTTGACATATCAGTGAAATCGATATCGGAATCTGTCAACTCCTTGATCCAAAAGTCTGAAAAGCAAAAaccttacaatctaatgaagCTTCTTGTGGAATCTAGAGGTTTTGACGGAGTTGAAAAGTTTGACAGCCAGCAAGTTCCACCTTtactttcaaaacaaattttaaattgtTGGAGCTTACCAGTGGTAACCATGACAACTATTGCCATTTCTCTTTCTAACATCCAAAAGGACAAAGTTGATAAGTTGCTGAGCGGTGTCAGTGAAGGTCTTGTATATGTTTCACTTGTGCAAGAATGCCTCAACTCTACCGATGACCACACAATAATTCAAAAGGCAGCTAAGTTGCTATGGGTGGAGGTTGAATTGTACCAGAAATGGTTAGGATACAAGTTGGATAAACTTGCTCCTGAAGCGAATACAACAGTTGATATTCTTAAATGGTTCAGTGATACATCTAAAAACATGGTCAATGAAGTGAATGGTACAAATATTGGAGATTTGAATGACAACTTAAGATGCAGGTCTATTTCTGCCAATTCAATGTATCGTATCACTGAAACAATCCGTATTTCCTACCAAGACGGCATCAATGAAGTTAGCCAGGAGGAACTATTTGCACTGTTATCTGTGATGATATCTGAAATATTGGCTGCGTGTCTCACCAACATACCTCAAGTCATAGCCAGGAAATGCCATGCAAGTGCGATTGAGAAAAGAGAGGCTAGTGTACATGCTGCAGCTCAACTTCTTGGTGAGACTTCAGATGTAATCAACAGCCTTCAAGAACGCGAGTTTCCAAGCTTGAACTCAGATGAGATCGCTTTTATTGACCACTGGCGTGATTATTTCATGAATCATTTTCCTTAG